The Chionomys nivalis chromosome 1, mChiNiv1.1, whole genome shotgun sequence sequence TACCTTTGCAGGTCAGGAGAGGGAtttggatcctttggaactgaagttattggtgattgtgagctgcctgctaaGGGTGtagggaactgaacccaggtccccagaagagcagcaagtgtttttaacccATTaacccatctttccagccccaaagtCCTAAGTCTTACAGACAAGAAAGTATTTGACTAAAACTCTAGATTTGGGCTCACAACCTGATATTCCTTCTACACTATAGGAGTGGGCCTCtcccagaattttttaaaaataaatttgctcCAATTTGGGTATAGCTTTGATTTTTCGTCAGAAGTAAACAATGTTCTTTCAGAATTTGTGTTGTGGCTGTAGCAGGTGTAGTATGAAGGGTTAACTCTCCTTGTCTCCACATCATGCCTTAGCTAAGACCCAGGTATGTCTACTATTCAGAACACACTGCTTATCCCTCACCTTGGTGATCTATGGGCTTGGGTGAGGGTGCACAGGAGCCTTCTTGGTTATCGCGTGACAAGCACTACCTGAGTAGCAGTCCCGGGATACTTACATGAGCAGCTCCACAAAGCGGACATTTTTGTTCAAGGTTTCAAtgtccttcatttcttcttctgtgagAGAAAAGTCAAAGATCTGAAAcagcagaaagagaagacaggacaCTGTGATGATGGGTCAAGCTTGGAACCAGGCAGTGAGGACAGCGAGGGTGCCCCTCAGGTGGGGCTCTCTGTAGGACAACCAGCACCTCTGAAATTGTGCATGCGGGGTGCAGCAGAGCGGAGGATGGGGGACAGCTTGGTCTTCTGCTCTGACCATTGTCTTGGAGGCAGATCTGCTTGGGATCACTCACTTACTGAACAGTGTGCGTTTAAAACACCTATTGTTCCATGTGTGAAGAATTCTTattttttcacataaaatattGGATGCTTTTTCTTCTAGACTATTGCCATCTCACATACTGAAAAAGTATATCCTAGTCTTTAAATTTGCTTattcttttaataataataataattttttgagacagggtcttgctttgcAGCTCAAGCTGGTTAGGGACTTGCTAGGTCTCTCAGGTTGGTCTCTgcctcacaatcctcctgcttcagcctcctgagtgtggggatcaCGAGTGTCCTCCATTATTTCAACTTCTCTCATCATTTTAACAGTCCTTTTCAGTTTCTGTTACAATCATTTCCTTTATCTATTTCTCACACTTattcatttagtgtgtgtatgcatgtatgtcggTACACGTGTGTCAAggctcacatgtggaggtcagaacataacttgcaggaattggttttctccttccaccatgtggcctCTGGGGATTGGACGTAGGTTGTCAGtcattatttatttctctatctcttatttctttattttggttaagacagggtttctcaatgaagccctggctgtcctcagagattcacttttcttcttttgtttgtttgttgtttgttttttgagacagtttctctgtgtagtcttggctaacctggaactcacactgtagacagTGAACTGGTCTTGAAcccagagttccacctgcctctgcctcccaagtgctgggactaaagatgtgcaccaccactgcctggcatttttTCCTAGATTGCatactttgtttatattttcattttataattattctatATTAgcacttaatattttattttcactttaatttttaatatttaatctgTTTAAAACTTGTAATTTTTAATCATGTGAGTAGTATGTAAATCTATGCTCTGTAAATAGATACTAAGATAATGGACATGTACGGGATGAAAAGGGGGAGGTTTCTCTTCACTCACTACCCGACTTCAGTTCTCTTTCCAGGTACTAAACATGTTAGGATAAAATGCAGCTTATAAATGCAGCATAACTACCTTCCTTATATATTACTGGTCCTTGCGATCTGCTCTATGGACATATAGAGGTTACCTCATACTTATTCATCTACGTTTTACAGAATATATTAAATACACTTACTTAATTGCTCCTCCATGGATCATTTCCAAGTATTCTTCTCAGAGAACTcctttatttgattatttattatcCAGATATTGAAgttcataaaataatagaaggagccgggtggtggtggcgcacgcctttaatcccagcacttgggaggcagaggcaggcggatctctggaagttcaaggccagcctggtctacaagagctagttctggaacaggcaccaaagctacagagaaaccctgtctcgaaaatccaaaataaataaataaataaataaataaataaataaataaataaaatgaaaaaagatagttttaaaaaaaataataatagaaggaATTAAAGGGTTGAGTTCcagggtgttggagagatggttcagtggtttttttagagcacttgttgctcttgcagaggatccaggttctagtcccagttcccacatggtggctcacaaccacccataattccaattctaggggatatgacagcctcttctggcctctgcaggcaccggCATGtacatagtgcacatacatacatacacacatacatacatacatacatgcagacaggcaaaaaaaaaacctgataaaaaaatcttaaaaattttaaaagttgaattaCAAAAACCCAGTCCCAACAAACTATTAGCTCAAAAGGAGTCCTTCCACAGATTTTCTCTGTTCACAACAGGCCAGTCTCTACTCCATGGCTCTACCATGGATCCCAGTGACAGATGGAAGTAGGCATTGTAAGGACACAGATTTCATGACATCAATAATGAGAGACGAACTGAAGGTTTATTTTAATTGTGGGCACAACATTTCCCAAATAAGGACAAGGACAAGTTTAAAATTCTACAAtggcgtacacacacacacacacacacacacacacatacacacacacacacacacacacatatggaaagAACAGCCAAATTAAAATTCCCTTTCAGATGAAATTTATTCTCTTTAAGATCATTCTATAAAAGTCTCTACGAAATATAGGATTCTGTGCTGTACGTGACGTAAATTTGTCAAATATCTCTTAAAAAGCCAGCACTGATTCCATTTCTTCTAGGATTTGGTGCCTGTAGGCAACTGGAACTTACATTTTGCTATGGATCAAATAAGtccatgtatttttataaattttggtTTTTAACTTCAAGATAAACTTCCAAATTCTCCCTTCTTATGTTGTTTCTAACAATTTTCCTTGTTCAATGtggtctttttttatttcatggcACAAACTATCTTATGCGAATGGAGATGTCATACTATGAAATAAAATTCTTAGCTGCCAGGTAAccatgtctataatctcagaactTATAAGGTGAAAgtagaaggatcaagagttcaaagccatccttagGTAGATAGAGATTTGAGGTCAGCACGGACTGCAGGTGACCCTATCAAAAACAGAAACCGACAAATCAAACTCTTGCCATTGTTCTCAAAGCCTACATGTCATAGAGGTTCCATCAGAGTAGATGTTcccagaaggagagaaagccaaCAGGAAGAAATGGGTCTGAAATCTCTAACCCACAAGGACCGAGAACAAAGTACCGGAGTTACTCATGCAGAAGTCCCCTGTGACCCAGAGAAAAGCTGCCTCATACAGTCTACAGGGGATAATCCCAGTTTTAATGGGTCTAAGGTAATAGGGGCAGTGAGCTGAGAGCAGATTTCCCTTTTAAGAGGctgatggaaaacagaaagagagcacTGGAAATGGCCAGAGAAAATGAGTCTGCATTGGCTTTAAGTTTCCAACACCAGAAGTCTGTCTGTTGATGGGAGTTAGACAGACAGAGGAGTGTTTGATGTAATGGACACTCAGAAGGGGGAAATGTGAGACAGATGACATGAAGGAGCTACTAGATGTAGGTCGTCACAGTTTCCCAGAACATTCTCCAGGAACATTCTCCAGGAGCGAGAGCACACACTGCCATCTTCCCTCATTTCCAAAGGTCATTCTCTTACCTGAAAGTTTTCTTTGATCCTTTTGAGATTAAAGCTTTTGGGAATGACAACCACTCCTCGCTGGATGTTGAAACGTAACCCAATTTGAGCTGCTGTCTTATTGTGCTTTTTCCCCAGTGAGTTTAAAAGGTCGTCTTTTAACAAGGATGGGGATGATACATTCACCCTTGGGGGAAGAAAACAGACGAGAGGCTAGAGTTCATCAGTGACCTTACTGTTGTCCCCAGTGACTGGGTCACTGCCAGGACACTCAAGTCACCCATAGTGAATTTCTCTCAGTGTAAAGAATTATGGAATGAAGAGTGGCATTTAGCATGAGAAgatcaggaaaggcaggtgagctgatgcagagggcaaataatatacacacatatatgtctatacatacatgcacgtgcatgcacgcatgcacacacacacacacacacacacaccaagctctCTCTCTTCATAGTGTGGATGTGGGATCAAGAGTTTTACAGGAAGCTTGGTTTgaagcagacacagagggaaaggCAAAAAAGACTGAAGTAGAAGAAAGTAGCTCAATTCTTGCTACCAGGGTAGACATTTTCCTAAAGCTCCTTGGATTCCCTCAAAGGTATTGCCACTGTGTACTGAATTCAACAGCTTACAAGTTCTCAGAACACAGTCACGGAAACTCTGTCTAACGACACTTCATCATTTACTGAGTttcttacagatcaggcagcaaCAGGAAACACCATACGTTTAATACGGTCAACGGGTAACCTTTCAGTGAGGAAGGTATGGTGAGTTTTCATGATCTTGGCTTGAAAAGGCCATTTCTTGAAGATCCCACAGCCAGAATCCTTCTGCTTAGCTAATTCCCTCTGATTGCTAATTCCCTCTGGTTGTGTGTCCTATCCACATAGAAGGGAAGACTTCCTGAAGAGAATACAGCATTACTTACCACATTGGGTTCCGGCAGGTCCCCAAAGGACTGTATGCAACAACAACAATGTCATGCTGCTGGCAAAATTTCAAGAGTTTTGGTTGGGTGAAATAGGGGTGGCACTCCACCTGTGCAGTTCCATTATAGAGCAGAGAACAAAATTAAAGCCTATAATCAAATGTAGTTACTGAAAATTCTACTGGGTGCCTCTCCCCACACAGTGAGAGCCGCTCTGTTGTACCTGGTTGGTGACTGGCTTGTACTTGAGTCCTGGCTTGTTCAAGATGACCTCCAGCTGCCTGCGGTTAAAATTAGATACCCCAAGGGATTTCACCAAGCCAGCATCCTTGCAAGCTTCCAGGGCCTGTAGGGTAATGGCAACAGTCAACAAAGGCACTctcaggaagggagaagaaatgtGCACAGTGCACACCCACCACTCTCTCAAAGAGATACATATAAACACTCAAGCAAAAGACAATGCATTTTGACAAATTCTAATATATGCACATGCTAGTGAAATAATTTACCCTACACATTTCTAAACACCTTCAGTGGAATGCCAATAGATACGTTACATCTGGCTATACAAGACAAGAAAAACAGTAACAACCCGATTTATGGCATTTGCCAATTCCTGTGGTGTCACTTTGCCACCACGCTGTATTCAAGCTAGCAGAGGGACATCCCTGACTGTGGAACTAGAAAGATATTTGCAGTCAGAGTTTGCAAACTGGCATGAGCTAGTTTCAGCACACCTTTGGTAAGGCAATCTCTCCCGCATCAAGGTACCACATCTTCCTATTCCAACTTGGACATCGTAATTTATGGATCAACTTCAGCATTCCCAGTTCTACTGATAGAGGTGTTGTGTTAATGCAGCACTCTACAATTTCTGTAATTATGTAACAACTCTAAGTTTATTATAACTCCTTCCTCgtctttttttttagttagtatttttaagtttatgttttgatagggctggagagatggctcctggAAAACCTAAAGTCAccgcccagcacccatgtctcaCAACTCACAGTtgcttgtaaccccagccctcttctggcctctgcagtcaccCATTTACACAGCACATGCTCAtgcagaaacaaaaaaatcattaagaaatTATTctatgaaaatttcatatatacacacatatatgtttagcTTCATCATCATATctactccctttctttttttctaagttcTTTGGGGCATTATAGATATTTGTATTTCCATATAAACTCtagcaatagtttttttttatttcagtgagtTTTTCACAAGGATTGTATCGAGTCTGTAGATGAGTTTGGAGAGAATTAACATCAAAATATATTGACTATTAAGAGATATGTTATATTTCTCCACTCATTTAgatctttgatttcttttagtAATACACTATAGTTTTTAATGTTGAAAGTTTATGGACGTTTTATCaaatttctatataaatatttaatatcacCTTTTCAAAGATCCAATTTCTAATTGCGTGAGGCTAGTATATGGATTGCATATagttggtttattttctttttgtcttatgaATTATTTATATGGGTTTCTCTGTTCCTAAATATTTGATGTTTTCTCAGACATCTTTTTGTTCTTGGTTTCAACTTTCATTCCTGCTTAATAAGATCACACAGTTTGCATAACTGGGATACTTAAAGACACGGAAATGCTTTGTGGATAAGAAAACAGATCATTGTGTCAGTTCCCACTGGGACTAGAAAGGTGGAGTTCTGTTTGTGTGTGATttatgttcctttttttcttaaagacttaTTTGTACCAGGCTACCAGGTTTTTTATGGGGGAGGGGcggcaccaaccagctcccaaaccatGACATGGAGACgtattattagttataaatgttTGGCTTAGTTTAGGgttgtttctggctagctcttttaacttgagttaacctgtttctctttatctaccctttgcctcagggctttttatatttcttgtcttctgtatatcttactttcactgcttctcatgttttctggctggaggctgcctggcttcttgccctggcatctcccactcctttccttctcccgtgttctcttttccatcttatCTTCTTCTCCCACAAACCTACATTtcttctcctacttattctctctctctctatttctctctctctctctttctctctctctctttctctctctctctttctctctctctctttctctctctctctttctctctctctatttctctctctctatttctctctctctatttctctctctctctctctctctctctctctctctctctgctccacaTATTCTTTTTCTggtctagctattggtcattcagctttttattagaccaatcaggtgccttaggcaggcaaggtgaagcagcaacacatctttacaaaattaagcaaatgcagcataaacaaatgtaacacatcctttacacagttaaagcagTATTCtgtagcagaaacaaatgtatcacatctttttaaaaaatatttatttattatgtgtacaatattctgtctgcgtgtatgcctgcaggccagaagagggcaccagacctcattacagatggttgtgagccaccatgtggttgttgggaattgaactcaggaactttggaacagcaggcaatgcttttaaccactgagccatctctccagccccctgattaCCTTTTATTATTCTAGTTTTTCCCTTTAGTGCTGTATTTACTATATTCtggaaagtttaattttttttctaagtgtttTTCTTGATATTCTGAGATCTCATTATAAACATTGTgggaaatatgaaagaaatgtgTTGCCTTTTCTATTAGAGGGTAAAGTAAGACAAGGGAAACACTATTTTTAAAGACAACCGTAAAAATATCATTTAGCAAAAATCTCTTCCCAGGTGAGCATTTTCCTGAAATCAAAATATGTGTTCAAGGTTACATTCTGTGTAAGGTTGCATTCTGCTTATCAATTGTTCCCTAAGACTTAAATCAGTGAATCACATAAAAGTGTGAGGCTGGGCCTGACCAAGTCCATCAGATGAGGTACGGGGTCCTTTGAGTTGTGGATGAAGCTGGTATGACTGCTTACTTGGCTTAGCACCAGCACACCCCTCTGCAGAAGGAAAATTTTCTGCATTGCTGAATATCTCAGATTATGTGGTAATTTTCATGAGAACCCAGACCCATTCCCAGCACCATGCAGGCAcaggcttctttcttcctcttttgtacACTATGACCTGCTACTCAGAGTCTTTTTATCTTCAAATACTGCCATTTTATCTACTTCCTCTTAGCCAGGAAATTCAATTTTATCTTTCAATTGCTTAACCTTTCCTTTCATATTGAAGTattttctgcccctccccccacatcttCATACTAGGGGATTTCCTCATtctgatatttaaattttatactcTTTCTAATTATTGGCTGTTTCTAATAttatattctcatttttcttagagtttttaaatgtttccttgttagtgtttttgcttgtttgcttccgTGTTATTCATgtagctggtttttctttttaatgcctTTTGACACAAAGCTTCTTTGTTCTCTGTTCGGTTTATCTTGGGATATATCACTGAGATAATTTTTCTTCTGATGCAAACATCTTGCTACTTTTGGGTCATGAACTCATTTCTTTTCCCTGGGAGCCTCTTAGAAAGGAGTGCCAGACACCCAAGATCATTACAACAATAAAGTCAGTATTTGGCCTTTTGGATATAGGCTCCAGGTATCACAAACCCTCCAGAGAGCTGTGTGGTCTAGACCCTTCGCTGTGACCCCTAGCAGGAAGTAGACAATATCCTTACTCATCCTCACTCTCTTGGCAGGGGAGGCGGGTGAGGTGCAGGTGGGGGCAGGTGAGGTGCAGGTGGGGGCGGGTGAGGTGCAGGTGGAGGCGGGTGAGGTGCTGGAGGAGGAAATGCTTGCTTCAGCTTGAGGCTTCTGCACTAACCCATCCCCAGACCGGTACAGTGCATCCCTTTCCTAAATGTGTTCATAATAGTTTTCTTATGTTCCTCTATTTCTTTACTCCTGGACTCCCAAGGAAAGAGCCAGTAGCTGGTCCAGAAATGGAAATGGGCTATTTTGagttcatttattttagatatcacattaatttttaaaactcggTTTTAAACTAGTGTGCTATACCATTTTGCTTTAAAGTGCTATTTTAGAACACagtctctgtatttctctttccatttctggAAATTACTGtcttcaagaagaaaaattcagaatttttctCCACTTAACGGTGGCtggcatggctcagtggatgaaggcacttgctgctaggCCTGCGCACAATCTCCAGGACACACATGGTCCCAGAAAATATGCCTTGACCTCCACGGCatatgtgtgcaagcacacacaccccacaccccacatataccacacacgtgcatacacaccacaaatcacacacaccacatacacaccataaacaccacacacatgcgcacacatgcacacacacaccacacacacaccatacttcacacataccacacacaccacaaacaccacacacatgcacatacatgcacccaaACACACCACACGCATACAccataaacaccacacacatgcacgcatacacatcacacagcacacacacacaccacatacaacacacaccatacacacacagagcacctACAGGTGGAGGTTTAGATCTATCTGCATGTGTGGCTAGAAAGTCTGTCACTTATTATTGAATGTAAAGGCTTTACCTAGCAGGGTTTGTGCAGCACTGATAGAAATCATAAGTAAAAATATAGGCCTTTTACAATAGCTACCCACCTTTTACAACAGATGCCCACGTGAACTCACCTCCCAAGTGGCGCACAGATCTGTTTTGTGGTATAACCATTGACCGTTTTCATCTTTAGGATAAAACTCCTTTCCAGGCTGTAAAAcgcaaaatatttattaatatctaagaattaaaaatagataatttaAGAGGTTGTCAGCATGCCAATATACCGTGGCCCTGCAAATCAAGCTTACCAATTCATATACTTTCCTAAGAAATGTTATATGTCTATATAATGTTGTGATATCATATAGAACATATGTATATTTGCAGAAAATTATATACATAGTATGCATTATGATATCTTATTAATAACATGATATATAACTATTCAAtcacagaatatggtattttataaTTGTGGGGGGTCCCTGTGAGTGTCACAGCAGGCAGGAAAATGATCCAGGTGAGGTAAGAACGAAACTCAGTTCAACCTGACTTAGCCAGTGCTAAGACAAATTTCTTGGAGTCTGACACCAACCATATTTAATCACAgaacaattttagaaaaaaatttcctgGTGACAACGAACTCAGTCCAAAGTTACAATAAACTTAAATGTTTACATTGAAACTCTTTACGAAGAACATCTGGCTTCTTCTATAGAGATGGGTTCTGCTGATTCAGAAGCAATGCTCAATATTTAGGGGGGAAGGGTCTAGGATAAATGAAACATAAATTCTAGGGATATGGGTGAAGCCCAGCTCTATGGATAGCAAAGGATCACCAGGTTGTAGATGGCATCCTTTCCCGGCATGCCAGGAAGAAGACAGGTAAACATCTCTTTCCCTGAAGAGATGAGTCTGCATGCTGAGCCTTTCCTGGATTCTCCAGAGCTTATTGGTGTGTGCAAGGACCTCTTGCCCTTGACATATAATTAGTATAATGTAGCTAACACAGTCTCTCTTTTGTGGTGCTCTTCAGGTAGTCTCATTTGTCCAATGCACTTGGCACATTACTTCCCAAGATAGAATAATTTCCCAGTCTTTGACAGTAGCCATGTGTGGTATTAAGGAAAGAATCGTTGTTGAGCCTGAGGATGTTCAGTGTCAGTGTTCTGGCAATCTATTCTATCTGAAGTTTAAGGAAACAAGATTCTTATTCTCTGAAAAAAAACCCAATCAGGATACAGACAGAGGAGAAatgtaactggaagtttctctttTACCCACCAGTtcccgaataaccactctgaggcttaatattaattacaaaatgcttggtctgttagctcaggtttattattaactagctcttacatcttaaattaattcatttctattattctgaaTTTTACCAAAAGACTCATGACTTGTTACCTTACATCTTGCTTCCCCggcagctgctggtgtctccctgactctgactcctttctccctgtcattctgtttggatttcctgcttggctCCATTCTGCCTGGGTATtggccaaatcagtttctttattaaccaatggtaataagacatattcacagcatagagaagggcatcatctccccttttttgtctaattaaaaaggaaggttttaactttaacatagtaaaatcacatataacaaaacatttatcaagcaagaattacagtaacaatacttagtttatttgtatttaacaaaattaaagaaaatattctatcatctatttatatttgtatttttaactatacattCCATTTTAAATATGCTGcaaaaacacaataccttaaacaagaatagaaatatgtataacaaaattgaccttaaatttgtttcaataaaccaaaatccataccaatataaaatattttgagattaacagttgttttttggattaaaatagatttaataatctatatttttcatcatttctatatcatatcccccttttctctttagaaagagattgactatgaccattaatcatttataattgaccccctttaaatgaaaacaaatatttataaacaatattttggggaTTTGGGTGTAATTttctacacattttttaaaatacacactGTGACCTGTTTAGAGTTTTATTTTGGTCTGAATCtatatttattgtgtatctgtaatcattttttgaccaggagagattttaaaatgttaagtgggcatggctaggaccaatgCTGTGGCTTTGGCTGTTGACTCCACCCCATTTGACTTTCCAACATGCCGGAGGTATGTTCACCACCAGCTCTTGGAGTCATGCTCACCACTCCAGCTCTAAGGATGCAGTGGGTTCATGCCCCCACCAAGCAGCTTGTAACACATTGCTCACAAACTCCACTCAAGTGAGCCATAGCAGGACTCTTGAAAAAGTTGTCTGTGTTGCCAGCATGatccaggaagctgtctcttaaaaGAGTCACACATCTgctgccaccagcaaacagagcctatctgaaaaaaaaatgtggctaccaagaagctgtgcttgattccagtttttgtgggttttgaagctctctctctttctctctttttcaaaaGCTCTTTTAggcttatgtggatccatgccagaTGGTGGGCACCATTAgttattattagttatgataaaagacaaattagatatgaaactttagactcacagaaataaaatagataatagaatattttttaattttgtcaaattcaaatagactaaatattgtaactacaattcttgcttgataactgttttgttatatgtaattttactatgttaaagttaaaaccttcctttttaattagacaggaaaggggtgatgatgtgggatgctcttcagtatgctgtaaatatatcttattaacattggttaataaaaaaccaatttggccaatagctaggcagaatggAGCcagtgggaaatccaagcagagagacagggagaaaggaggtagattCAGGGAAATACTAACAGCCACCAGGGAAACAATgtgaggtaataagccatgaaccttgtggtaaaaatatagaataatagaaatggattaacttactatataagagctagttaataataagcctgaactaataggccaaacagtttgtaattaacattaagcctcagagtggttatttgggaactggctggcagGAGAGAAATCTCCAGTTACAGAGAAATTCTCCAGCTAAGGAAAGTATAGTTCTCTGTAGAAGATCTGCCAAGACCAGACCAATCAACACTCTGACATGGATGGAGGAAAATTTCCCAAGTCCTTACCAGTAGATGAAGAGCTATTGGAAGGCAATGGCTACTGAGGGAggagaaccagctttttgtttgtttagtgatgAGCTCCCAATCCTAAGTGGTCATCCCAAAACTCATGCAAGTAAGGGCAGTAATAATTGAACTCAGTAGgttttacacatacatacatacatacactcacagagagaaatgtatatacacatgaatgaatatatatattgcctgcacacacagaagaatgtatatgtatgcaaatgaatgaatatacacacacattgtctacac is a genomic window containing:
- the Akr1d1 gene encoding aldo-keto reductase family 1 member D1 isoform X2, which encodes MNLTATNHRIPLSDGNSIPVIGLGTYSDPRPTGKGPTYKAVKMAIDEGYRHFDGAYLYHNEHEVGEAIREKIAEGKVKREEIFYCGKLWATDHTPEMVRPALERTLKVLQLDYVDLYIIEIPMAFKPGKEFYPKDENGQWLYHKTDLCATWEALEACKDAGLVKSLGVSNFNRRQLEVILNKPGLKYKPVTNQVECHPYFTQPKLLKFCQQHDIVVVAYSPLGTCRNPMWVNVSSPSLLKDDLLNSLGKKHNKTAAQIGLRFNIQRGVVVIPKSFNLKRIKENFQIFDFSLTEEEMKDIETLNKNVRFVELLMWKNHPEYPFYDEY
- the Akr1d1 gene encoding aldo-keto reductase family 1 member D1 isoform X4, whose product is MNLTATNHRIPLSDGNSIPVIGLGTYSDPRPTGKGPTYKAVKMAIDEGYRHFDGAYLYHNEHEVGEAIREKIAEGKVKREEIFYCGKLWATDHTPEMVRPALERTLKVLQLDYVDLYIIEIPMAFKPGKEFYPKDENGQWLYHKTDLCATWEVECHPYFTQPKLLKFCQQHDIVVVAYSPLGTCRNPMWVNVSSPSLLKDDLLNSLGKKHNKTAAQIGLRFNIQRGVVVIPKSFNLKRIKENFQIFDFSLTEEEMKDIETLNKNVRFVELLMWKNHPEYPFYDEY
- the Akr1d1 gene encoding aldo-keto reductase family 1 member D1 isoform X3; this translates as MNLTATNHRIPLSDGNSIPVIGLGTYSDPRPVPRETYKAVKMAIDEGYRHFDGAYLYHNEHEVGEAIREKIAEGKVKREEIFYCGKLWATDHTPEMVRPALERTLKVLQLDYVDLYIIEIPMAFKALEACKDAGLVKSLGVSNFNRRQLEVILNKPGLKYKPVTNQVECHPYFTQPKLLKFCQQHDIVVVAYSPLGTCRNPMWVNVSSPSLLKDDLLNSLGKKHNKTAAQIGLRFNIQRGVVVIPKSFNLKRIKENFQIFDFSLTEEEMKDIETLNKNVRFVELLMWKNHPEYPFYDEY
- the Akr1d1 gene encoding aldo-keto reductase family 1 member D1 isoform X1, with translation MNLTATNHRIPLSDGNSIPVIGLGTYSDPRPVPRETYKAVKMAIDEGYRHFDGAYLYHNEHEVGEAIREKIAEGKVKREEIFYCGKLWATDHTPEMVRPALERTLKVLQLDYVDLYIIEIPMAFKPGKEFYPKDENGQWLYHKTDLCATWEALEACKDAGLVKSLGVSNFNRRQLEVILNKPGLKYKPVTNQVECHPYFTQPKLLKFCQQHDIVVVAYSPLGTCRNPMWVNVSSPSLLKDDLLNSLGKKHNKTAAQIGLRFNIQRGVVVIPKSFNLKRIKENFQIFDFSLTEEEMKDIETLNKNVRFVELLMWKNHPEYPFYDEY
- the Akr1d1 gene encoding aldo-keto reductase family 1 member D1 isoform X5; its protein translation is MNLTATNHRIPLSDGNSIPVIGLGTYSDPRPLWATDHTPEMVRPALERTLKVLQLDYVDLYIIEIPMAFKPGKEFYPKDENGQWLYHKTDLCATWEALEACKDAGLVKSLGVSNFNRRQLEVILNKPGLKYKPVTNQVECHPYFTQPKLLKFCQQHDIVVVAYSPLGTCRNPMWVNVSSPSLLKDDLLNSLGKKHNKTAAQIGLRFNIQRGVVVIPKSFNLKRIKENFQIFDFSLTEEEMKDIETLNKNVRFVELLMWKNHPEYPFYDEY